TATATTTTTTTGGGGGGTATGGATAGGGCATGGATGGTGCTCGGGTCGAGAAAATCTTAGACATGGCATCTATTACACTCAACAAGAACTCTGTCCCTGGTTAGTCTCTTCTCCTCAACATTGAACTTGTAGAACCAAAAGTACTTGAGCTGTGATTGTGTGTGTTTGAGACGGGTGTTGAATGTGGAATACAGGGGACAAAAGTGCGTTGGTGCCAGGGGGAATAAGGATAGGAACACCTGCGATGACGACAAGAGGACTGACAGAGAAAGACTTTGTGGTGGTCGCTGAGCTGATCAAGGAAGGTGTGGAGATCACTATGGAAGCCAAGAAGCTGGTTTCAGGAACAAAGCTTGGAGAGTTCACAAAGCTGGTGACTTCTCCTGAGTTCCCGTTGAGAGAGAAAATGGAGTCTCTCAAGGAGAGAGTCGAATCATTCACCTCTCGTTTCCCCATTCCTGGAGTTTGAAGTTATTTTTAAAAAGGAAACAAATGGTGGTGTTTTTACCTTCTTTTTTTTAATTATGACTGAGGGTTTTTGATCAGCTTGCCTGTGTCACAAGTCAAGATAATATTGCTGTCACAAATAAAAGAGAGAAATATTTGAACTAATGTTTAAATAAGAGGAAACAGCTATTTCGCGGGAGGTGGCGAATGTATCTATTCTCTCACCCAATCTTTCTCCTCTCTCTCTCTCTCTCTCTCCTCTTTTTTTTTTTCAAATATCTGCCTCTCTCTATAACAGAAAAAGAGAGAGAGAGAGAGATCCGATAAACAGAGTTTTATCCTCCGTAACCGTAATCTTACTGGAATCGGATCTCTCAGCGTTGGTGGATTTTTTTTCCTCCGGCGTGCTTAATACGGCGGCCAGGATCAGTTTTACGCTTTCTTCTTCTCCTCCTCCTCCAGGTGTGCGATTGTATCTATATATTTGTATCAAATTTGGTTAAAACATTTCGGATCTCGATTCGTCTCTTAGGTCGAAAGTTTAAGGTGATGAAGGATTGATTACCTTTGTGTGTTTTCGATCGATCTGTGTAGAGGAAAATGCTATGCGTTTTGTAATCCACTGGTGGAATCGTATTGATGATAGATTGTTTGGTTAGCGGAAGCTTTGATTTACACAATGTTTTAGCTTCGATTTTGATTCATTCAGAGCTCTTCCATTTGCATTTGCTTTGCTGATATTTTTTTTAGTTTTGTATCATCGACTGATCCCTGAAGGTCAGCCCATGGAGGGAGTAAACACCCCGTTTGCGGGAATCATTAACGATTTCAATGGAAGAAGAAAGTGTTACAAACAAGACTGGCTTGCTGCCTTCAACTCTGGTGTTAGGTATGTGTGATCATATGCTTATATCTCTCCTCCAAATGGTTTCTAACTTTTGTTTTTCTAACTCTCTCAGGATACTAGCACCAACTCTCTACATTTTCATTGCCTCTGCACTCCCTGTGATTGCGTTCGGCGAGCAGTTAAGCCGAGAGACAGGTGAGAAGATATAACACTATCATAGATTTGTAAACTTCCGGAGAATCTCGCTCTCAAGGTTCCTTATCATTCTCTTTACTTTCAGATCGAAGTCTTGGCATAGTGGAATCATTAGCATCCACTGCTATTTGTGGGATTATACATTCGATTTTTGGTGGACAGCCTCTGTTGATAGTAGGCGTTGCAGAGCCCACTATTATTATGTACACATACCTTCACAGCTTCAGCAAAGGCAGGCCTGAACTGGGTCAGAAACTCTACTTAGCCTGGGCAGGATGGTAATGTGAATTAGTTACATCTATCATTCTTCAATCTCTTTTCTTGCTAATTTGCTCTTTTATTTATTAGATAACTTTCTTCTTTCAACAGGGTCTGTGTCTGGACAGCAGTTTTGCTTATCCTTCTCGCAACGTTAAACGCAGCCAACATCATTTCTAGATTTACCAGAATTGCAGGAGAGCTCTTTGGAATGCTGATTACCGTTCTGTTTTTCCAAGAGGCTGTTAAGGTGCTCTGATGGCTATAACTAACTCCATTGGTAAAAGTCATATACAAAAGTCACTTCAAAACGTTAAGAGATGTTTGTTTCCTAACGCAGGGACTTCTCGGCGAGTTTCTTGTCCCAAAATCTGAAGATCCAAGTTTGGAGGTGTATCAGTCGCAGTGGCGGTATACCAATGGGCTTCTTGCAGTCATATTCTCATTCGGTCTTCTTTACACTGCTCTTAAAAGCAGGAGGGCACGTTCATGGAGATATGGCTTTAGTATGTCAACATTACTGTTGTCTGTGTATATATAAATAAAAATACTTGACAGAATCATTTACTCAAACAATAACTAGCTCTGTCTATGCAGGGTGGATGCGAGGCTTTACAGGGGATTATGGAACTCTCCTCATGCTTGTGTTGTGGAGCGCACTCTCATTCACAGTCCCCAGAGATATTCCTGAAGGAGTTCCTAGGAGGCTGGAGTTACCTCTTCCTTGGGATTCTGAGTCCTTGTATCACTGGACAGTAGTTAAGGTACTACTCAAACTAGTGAGACATTATAGAGTTCTTTTATAACTTGTGTCTGAAAGTCATTGCTGTTGAACAAATTTGCAGGACATGGGAAAGGTTCCACCTCTTTACATCCTTGCTGCATTTATACCAGCTATCATGATAGCTGGTCTATACTTCTTTGATCACTGTGTATCTGCGCAAATGGCTCAGCAGAAGGAGTTCAATTTGAAAAATCCGTCGGCTTATCACTATGACATCTTTATTTTAGGAATCATGGTATGATTCTGATGACGCCTCTTACATATGGTTTAGTTTTACATGAATGAAAGTGAATACTAATTCGTTTCTCAAGTTTTTTTGTAGACATTAATCTGTGGCTTACTTGGACTTCCTCCTTCAAATGGGGTCATTCCACAATCCCCTATGCACACAAAGAGTCTTGCAGTTCTTAAGAGGCAGCAAATGCGAAAGAAAATGGTCCAGAAAGCCAAAGAATGCATGAAGGCAAAAGCAAGCAACTCAGAGATCTACGGGAAGATGCAAGATGTGTTTATAGAAATGGAAACATCGCCAAAGGTATATAAAACATATCCTTCTCATTACTTAATCTCTTACTCTTTCGCAGTCAAGAACTTAATGTCTCATCTATGAATCAGATACCTGTGCAGGCTACTTCAGTGGTGAAAGAGCTAGAAAACTTGAAAGAAGCGGTTATGAAAGCGGACGGCGGTGGAGGAGACACAATGGGCAAGAAGTTTGATCCAGAAGTACTTATCGAAGATCATTTACCTGTCAGAGTAAATGAGCAACGAGTGAGCAATCTCTTGCAATCAATCCTTGTTGGATTGTTGATATTCGCGGTACCGCTTCTCAGAATGATACCAACTTCAGTTCTGTGGGGTTACTTCACTTACATGGCTGTTGATAGTCTCCCCGGGAATCAGTTCTGGGAAAGGCTTCTGCTACTATTCATCACTCCTGGTCGTCGATTCAAGTAATATAACATCAAATTTAAAACTCTATAACTTTTTGTTCTTATCAAATGTTCTGATATTTTGTTTTTTTGTTTTGTTTTGTGTGTGAAACAGAGTTCTTGAAGGCTTACATGCATCATTTATGGAGATAGTACCGTACAAGTCGATTGTTATGTTTACTCTCTTCCAGCTTCTGTATTTTCTGATATGCTATGGAGTGACATGGATACCTGTAGGAGGGATTCTGTTCCCATTGCCGTTCTTCTTCCTCATTGCTTTAAGACAGTACATCCTCCCCAAGATATTTGATCCGTCTCATCTCCAAGTTTTGGACTCTTCAGAGTATGAAGAGATGGTTGGTGCAACACACTCCAGCTTCGGTATCAATGTAAGCACATTCTCGTTTCTTCTTTTAAATTTGATCCAAAAAAAAAGTAATTAAAAATGTCTGATGTGAATTTCATTAAATTGTTTTGAGGGGAGCAGGGGGAACCGCATAAGCTTCCTATGAGTTCTGTTGAGATCAGTGAAGACGACTTTTACGATGCAGAGATTCTTGATGAGATTACTACTAGCAGAGGTGAACTCAAACATAGAACCCTACCCTAAGTGCCAGGGAGGGAACATCCCACATGGTAAGTATATAATAACTCAAAACCAATTCTAGTAATAAACTTTCATAAATCCTATTTAGTTTGCAACCCTTTTCACACATTGTATGATGTAAATATACTCAGGTGTATCCGGAAAACAGTGGACATTCCTAAGTCTTTGTATAAAGGAACAAATGTTTTTGAAGAATGCTGCTTCAGAGAAACCGCAGATTAAAAGCAAGAAGACGTTAGAGGCAACAGAAGAAGTCAGCAGAAGATGGGTGGAAAGAGAGATAGAGGATACAACTACAAACAAAACTTCCTGATTGTTTCTTCTCTGAAACGTTATTTTTTGGTTTCCTCACTTTTGTTACATATCTTTGCTCTCTCTCCAATTGTTTTTACAACTCTAACAAAAAGAAAAAAGAAATACAGATCACAAGACAGCTCTTCTCATTTTCTCTTGCCTTTAGGGCTCAACAGAGGAAGTTTTGAAAGCAGGGGGATTGTAGTAATGAGTCTTTTCTTGTGAGAATTTGAATTAGCGATTATTTTATGTGTGGTATAAGTATAAACATCTTTAATTGTGGTATAAGTTGCATTTCAACGATCTTATTATTATAAAAAATCGATTGTTGTGAATAATAAAATGGATAATAATAATAATAATAAATCCATTGAAAAGCAGGAAGACATCTCAAGCTTTCTTGCGTGCCTAACAAGAAACCTTGAGAAGAAGGAGAAAATCCCCGTCTCTTATAAGCCTGATGTCGTCGATTTGAGCTCCTTCTCTCGTCAGAACCTTTGTGGCAACAAACCCCAACTTCTTCTCACCAATTTCTATCAACTCCTCCAGTGAATTTGGTAGCTTCACCACTTTACCAGCGGAGGAAGCCTCACCACTGATCGTCACTCTCGCCGGATAAACCCCACCAACTCCTTCGCTTAGTGTAGATGCTTCTCCTTCATCACCTGAGGAATCAAGGAAGAAAGTTTCTCTTATAAACATGCATCATTCTATATAAAAGCAAAACTTTTTGTTCTGATGGAGAGAGCAAGAGGAGCTTTACCAGTGTTTGCAGCCGACATGATACCAAACAGCGAGTTCTTGAAGTTACTAAGCTTCCTTCTCTGAGAGCCACCTCGAAGGAAAGGCATCGATTCCCTTGAACGGTGGTGAATCATTACAGGCTCGCTACTATGCTTCATCAGTGGTGTAACATTCTCTGGTGTACCGGAAACTGATTTCGGCTTCTTCTCCACTGGTCTCTGACTGTGAAACAAAGCTTTAATGTCTTCATGCCCTTGATGCTCAGCTAGACCACGAGCAGTCCACCCGTACACATCTGGCATGTCCATATCAGCTCCTTGCTCTAACAAGAACTCCACAATCTCCATGTTCCCTTCTGACACTGCTCTGTGCAAAGCTGTGGTTCCGTTGCTATCTGGGAGTGAGGTATCTCCGCCGTATTTGACAATGTCTTTGAGTGTATCTAAGCTGTTGTGTTCAACGCCTAGGCAAGAGAAATGGGATACTGTGTCAGGACTTAGCTTTGCACCGTTGTCCCATAAGAGTTTAGAGATTTCTTCATGTCTCCCAAAGATGGCTTCCCACAGTGGTACACTACCTTCCGAATCTGCAATATGAGTTTTACACAATTAATAGATGATTACTGGATTTATAAATTAAATGGACTCATAAATTCTTGGTTGCTGTATACCTTTAATGTTAGGATCTGCTCCATGCTCGAGAAGTAGTACAACACAGTAGTGACACCCTTTGGATGCTGCTATATGCTGAGATAATATATTACACAGTACACAAACATAAGCACAGATATAGAGTAAACTTTTCATAAGTCTTTGGACGGAAGAAATATATGCAAGTCTGTTTATTCAGAGGATTTTGGAGACTGACCAGTGCAGTTCGACCGTTCTTATCGGTTTCATTAGGGTTTGAGCCTCGTTTGAGTAACTGATGCAGAAGTAAATCGTCTCCTCTTGCTGCTGCAAAACATAAGCTGAGAGGTAAATCCATTTTCCCTTGGGCAAGCATCTGTTCTGTATCGGCCAAAATGCCCTTCATCACTGGATCTTCTGAGTCTTTCAGATGCTGCATAAGACCATAACATTTCTCAGTACAAACCCACTAATCTGTAGTCACAATGGTTTTATAAAATAAATAGCTTCGAACCAACCTGAAGTAGATTATTCATGATTATTGCTCCATCACCAACATTTGCCTGAACTAGATTTAAGAATGCTGTACGGTTCAGACGAAGTAGTTGACTCAATCGCTTAGTACGAACTGTGAACAGCTGTGGCCTGTAGCATAGCACCCCAACTTCACCAAAAACATGACCAGGCTGTGCTTCACCAACTACCTGCAATGAATACACAAAACCACATCTTAGGAAACCACAAATCACATCTTGAAACGATCTTAAAAGAGGATTCACAATTCGGCTTTTACCTGATCCACTCCATTCACAGGTGCAATGATTTCCTGTCATACAGTAGAAATGTCGTCTAAGTTTATAAATAATTATATGGAGACGTAAAATTCTTCAGCTTATATAAACCAAGGAAACTCACAGCAGCTCCTGTCACCATAATGTAAAAGTCTGTCGGGGCTTCATTCCTCAAAATCACATCTTCTTTGGGAGGAAAATACTCGGCTTTCATTTCAGAGACCTACATAACATCATAAGGTTAAATGTGTGTTTTCATCGAAGGAAGCTGTTTAGGTAGACAAGTGGATTTTTGAGATGAAAAACATACCAACTGAAACAGAAGATCATTGGATATTCCATGGAACAAGTAAATCTTGTCAACAACTTCATAGAACAGATAATGCGAGATGCTGGAACGAATAGCTTTTGGTAGGGAATCGATAATTTCTTGCTGCTGTAGACCTTCTGAATCAGTTCTGTACCTCAAAGACAAATGAGCTACCATCTGTTCTTGCAAGCGCTCTGGAAGTTTGTTCCTCTGAGCAAACGCTGAGGCACCTTGGATGGTATCTCTCTGAAGTAAACAAAATGAACCAGATCAAGTTTATTGATTAAATTAAACAAATTATCAAGATGAGCAAATTAATCAAACCATGAACAGAACTTACAAAGTTTCTGGTGCGACTGGTCACATGAACCACCAAGTTGGTCATATTACCAATTATATAAGCTAACAGTCCAAGATTGAAGATCATGTAGAAGAGAATGAAGGCCCTCTCACTTGCATTATTACCATGTATGTCACCATAACCCGTTGTTGAGAAGGTGGTTATGGACCAATACATCGCTGTGACATAGCGGATAAGCAAAGATTTCTGTGTCCAGTTTGGCTCCGCAAGTGCCATAAATGTCATGGAAGGGTCTGGGTAATGCGCAGCAATAGAATAGCAGAAGCAGGCGCCACAATGAACCACAAAGAGAGCAACCTACATTACAACCATCAATGTCTTATTAAACCTAGAGGAAAACTATGTAGCTGCTTAGTAAATGTAAGCTCGTGTAAAGATAAGTTACTAACGAGGAGAAGCTTTGTGCATCGAACCCAAAAGTAGTTGTATTTCCGATCCTTCTCCAATCTAATAATTCGAAAACAAGAAAGATTATGACAAAGTAAGACAAGTGTTTGATATTTAAAGAAACACACATTCAAATCTCTCACCTGGCAAAACAGTTACTGGCCCTGCGAAGACGCCACAGACGCAGCATACTGAAAATGCCATAACCTTGAATAGTATTATGCAATAAGCTGCCAAAAAGTTCATAAGGAATTGTGGAAACCACATCAAAAATGAGCCAAGACGAGACGTATCTCCAAGCTATTCTCTTGGGGTCATCGACTAGAAGATAAGTTGCCTTGTCCAAGAAGGCAACAAAGAATGTCAAAACGATGTCAATCGCGAAAAATCCATTGACGACGTTGTCTATAATACTGAGAGGTGCTCTTGGCGTTTGCAGGTAGCCAAACTCAAAAGGCGATGCCCACGCTGTGTAGACCACCAAAAGCACTAGAAACCAATCCCATGCCCTGACAAAATTCAACTTTAATCATCAGTTACTAAATTCGCATAGAATAAGAATACAAAACCAAAGCAATACGATTCAATTGAATAAAATCAAACTAAACGCGATTCGTGTAGTGCCTTTGAACACGAGCATTACATCGAACA
This sequence is a window from Brassica oleracea var. oleracea cultivar TO1000 chromosome C1, BOL, whole genome shotgun sequence. Protein-coding genes within it:
- the LOC106324264 gene encoding probable boron transporter 7, which produces MEGVNTPFAGIINDFNGRRKCYKQDWLAAFNSGVRILAPTLYIFIASALPVIAFGEQLSRETDRSLGIVESLASTAICGIIHSIFGGQPLLIVGVAEPTIIMYTYLHSFSKGRPELGQKLYLAWAGWVCVWTAVLLILLATLNAANIISRFTRIAGELFGMLITVLFFQEAVKGLLGEFLVPKSEDPSLEVYQSQWRYTNGLLAVIFSFGLLYTALKSRRARSWRYGFRWMRGFTGDYGTLLMLVLWSALSFTVPRDIPEGVPRRLELPLPWDSESLYHWTVVKDMGKVPPLYILAAFIPAIMIAGLYFFDHCVSAQMAQQKEFNLKNPSAYHYDIFILGIMTLICGLLGLPPSNGVIPQSPMHTKSLAVLKRQQMRKKMVQKAKECMKAKASNSEIYGKMQDVFIEMETSPKIPVQATSVVKELENLKEAVMKADGGGGDTMGKKFDPEVLIEDHLPVRVNEQRVSNLLQSILVGLLIFAVPLLRMIPTSVLWGYFTYMAVDSLPGNQFWERLLLLFITPGRRFKVLEGLHASFMEIVPYKSIVMFTLFQLLYFLICYGVTWIPVGGILFPLPFFFLIALRQYILPKIFDPSHLQVLDSSEYEEMVGATHSSFGINGEPHKLPMSSVEISEDDFYDAEILDEITTSRGELKHRTLP
- the LOC106324257 gene encoding probable potassium channel AKT5, with amino-acid sequence MDNKKKKVWFWPEKQGGGGVSIKEAEDIAAEHVSTEETMSHYSFSKGLLPPLGVNSGSTRRVKLRFFIVSPFDPRYRAWDWFLVLLVVYTAWASPFEFGYLQTPRAPLSIIDNVVNGFFAIDIVLTFFVAFLDKATYLLVDDPKRIAWRYVSSWLIFDVVSTIPYELFGSLLHNTIQGYGIFSMLRLWRLRRASNCFARLEKDRKYNYFWVRCTKLLLVALFVVHCGACFCYSIAAHYPDPSMTFMALAEPNWTQKSLLIRYVTAMYWSITTFSTTGYGDIHGNNASERAFILFYMIFNLGLLAYIIGNMTNLVVHVTSRTRNFRDTIQGASAFAQRNKLPERLQEQMVAHLSLRYRTDSEGLQQQEIIDSLPKAIRSSISHYLFYEVVDKIYLFHGISNDLLFQLVSEMKAEYFPPKEDVILRNEAPTDFYIMVTGAAEIIAPVNGVDQVVGEAQPGHVFGEVGVLCYRPQLFTVRTKRLSQLLRLNRTAFLNLVQANVGDGAIIMNNLLQHLKDSEDPVMKGILADTEQMLAQGKMDLPLSLCFAAARGDDLLLHQLLKRGSNPNETDKNGRTALHIAASKGCHYCVVLLLEHGADPNIKDSEGSVPLWEAIFGRHEEISKLLWDNGAKLSPDTVSHFSCLGVEHNSLDTLKDIVKYGGDTSLPDSNGTTALHRAVSEGNMEIVEFLLEQGADMDMPDVYGWTARGLAEHQGHEDIKALFHSQRPVEKKPKSVSGTPENVTPLMKHSSEPVMIHHRSRESMPFLRGGSQRRKLSNFKNSLFGIMSAANTGDEGEASTLSEGVGGVYPARVTISGEASSAGKVVKLPNSLEELIEIGEKKLGFVATKVLTREGAQIDDIRLIRDGDFLLLLKVSC